The genomic region GCTCGTAGGTTCCTCTTCGTTCCGACTGCCGGTAGGGTGCGTAGGGACCGCCCTGTTCTATCCCTTCATCGAAATGTATCCCGCACCAGTCGAGCGATTCCACGATATAGCTTTCCGCCCCGGGCACGTACCTCGACTGATCTGTGTCTTCTATCCTGAGTATCATTGTCCCACCGTGCTTCCTGGCAAATAAATAGTTATACAAGGCCGTCCTGACCCCACCAATATGCAGGGGCCCCGTCGGACTGGGCGCAAAACGAACACGGATGTCTGAGTTTACCATAACAGATGAATTTAGGGCAAAAGTAAGGAAAAAGGGCAAGGGAAAGGGAAAAGATGAAGATAAAGGGGACTGGGGACTGGGGGACTGGGTTGCTGGGGGACTGGGGGACTGGGGTACTGGGGTACTGGGGTACTTGGTTGCTGGGTTGCTGGGGAGCCCTTCAACTTGCTCCCCAGCTCCCCAGTCTCCAGCCCCCAGTCCCCGGCTCCCCAGCCCCCAGCTCCCCAGTCCCCAGCTCCCCAGCCCCCAGCCCCCTTTTCACCCATTAATTACCCGCAATGCCAATCCGTCCTGTATCTTTTCCGGTAACCACGATGCCATTCTAAGCAGCGGATTATTATTAATACGATAATATCTTTTCGGGTGGGGGGTGGTGGCGGCGCGGTAGATGACGGAGGCTGCTTTTTCGGGGGGAATGGTTTTGCCTACGCTTTTGCAGGCTTTTTCGTAGAAGGCCTTGAATTCTTTGTGGAAGAAAGAACCTGAAGGTAGCTCCGGGCTTTTGTCCATCCAGTTGAGAAGGGGTGTTTGCATGGCTCCCGGCCTGATGATGATCAGCTTCACCTTCCTGAGTCTTAATTCCTGCCGCATGGCACGGCTGAGGGCTTCCAGGGCGATCTTCGAGGACTGATAGGGTTGGAACAGCCAGGGTATCCTTACACTGTCGCTGCTGATGTTGATAACACGCCCATGCCTTTCCACCAGGATAGGGAGGAAGGTGCGTATTACCTGAACTGCTCCGAAGGTGTTTACCTCGAAGATCTTTTGTAATGCCCGGAGATCGGATTCCGACAAAGGGAACATGGTGTAAATGCCTGCATTGTTGATCACGACATCCGGTTGTAATCCTTCCTTTTCGAGGGTGTTTTTAAGCGATTTGAGGGATGAGCCGTCGGTTACGTCTACAGGGAAATAATGGATGTTCTCTCCGGTAGTTGAGCTGTTATGAAGTTGCGATTCAAGGTCGGTGGCGATGACGGTGCAGCCCCGCGCGGAGAAAAAGCCGGTGATGGCCTGACCCAGCCCGCCGGCCGCCCCGGTTAGCAATACAGTGGGTTGTTTTTTCGACATATTGTTGTGGTTCTTCACTTTAGGATATTTAATATTTCCTGCTGCATCCTCTCAACGTGTGAGCCTTTCCAATATAACTTTCCGCAGGATGTGCAGCGGTAAAAGTCCTGGTAACACTTTTTTGTGCCGTATTTTAACAGATGTTCAATCTCTGCCTTTTCCACTTTTTCCAGGATGCCGCTACAGTGCATGCAACGGGAGAAGGAACGGATATGCCTGCGGAGGTCGAAGCGCTCTATCACCTCCCGGATCTGTTTTCCGGGATTGGTGTTTCGTATCCAGTAACCTCTGTCAACCTTCCCGTTTTTCAGGATGCCGATATCGCGGGTCAGGATGATGCGCTTTTCTTCTGCGGCAATGCGGATAATGATGTCGTCGGCCGCATCGTTGCTGTAAAGACAGTCGAAACCGGTCATCCGCATCAGCCTGGCCAGTTTGCCCAGGTGTACATCAAGGATGAAACGCGGCTCACGCAAGGGCTCTGGACGAAGCCGGCTAACAGGGGATATATCGAGAGATTCGAACACAGGGTAAACCGCCAACCTGTCGGCATTTGCAGGCTTATGTGTAAAAGATACGGATACATCGTTCACCAGGATAAGATCCACCTCAACATGGGGAACGCCTAACCCTTCAATGATATCTTTCACGGTAGGATTTCCTGAAAATGTATGTGGAAACGTTTTTTTGCGTTTTCCCTGGGGCAGGAAATCATTCAGTTCTTCATAAAACCGTATCTCAATGGTTTTGGGCATAACCGGGGGTGTTGGACATTAGCCTTTTTCCCTTTTCCTGAAATGATAAAGATAAGACAAAATGAACCAGGCGCCCAATGCACTGAAAAAATGCCACAGAAAATGAGAACCCATCGGAAGTACATGCCCCGAATAAGGGTCCGTTTCCCTGAATAACAAGGCAAGGGCAAACAGGAATATGGTTATGGCAATGGTATGCCATTGGTAAAATTTCGTGCGGACAAGCACAAAGACCAATGGGAGGATTATAGTAAACCCCGTGAGTGCATAGGAAAGATTAATTGCAAGATGGTCGGGCAAACCGGCAAACAACAGAAAACGAAGCAGGAAAATGGGAATGATAATGAGCAAGACATACCACCATTTTTTCAGGATCTTGAGCCAGAAATAAATCCCAATAGATAAGGTAAGCACGGCCGTTGGCAGGACATCCATGACCAGGAAAACGACGGATGTCCTGAAACCGTGAAACAACGCACTTCCAATGCCTCCCAGCATAAAGAGGGGAATGGCATAGACCATGAAACTGTAATACCGGTATTCTTTCCTGATACTGAATAGCCAATAAAGGGCCGGAATGATCACCAGGAGACTGGTAATGGCATTCCATGGCTCCACAAGCCAATGCTGAAGGTTGGTCTCGGTGTAAACCGGTCCGCCGTCTGCGAGTCGCTGGTTAAACCAGGTTGTATCTGTATCCATCAGCACCCCAGCGTCGCGACCATCACCGCTTTGATGGTATGCATGCGGTTTTCGGCTTCGTCGAAGACGATGGAGGCGGGGGATTCGAACACGTCATCGGTCACTTCCATAGCTTCCACGCCGTATTTCCGGTAGATCTCTTCACCAATTTTAGTTTCCCTGTTGTGGAATGATGGCAGGCAATGCAGGAATTTGACTTTGGGATTGCCGGTTTTGGCAACCAGTTCCTTGTTTACCTGATAGGGCATCATCATTTTGATGCGTCTTTCAAATTCCGATTCGGGTTCGCCCATGGAGACCCATACGTCGGTATACAGAAAGTCTGCTCCTTTAACACCCTCTTCCACTTTGTCGGTGATGGTGATTTTGGCTCCGGTTTCTTTGGCAATTTCGCGGCATTGCTCCACCAGTTCCGGTGCGGGGAAAAATTCCTTTGGTGCGCAGGCCCTGAAGTCCATGCCCATTTTGGCGGCACCCACCATGAGTGAGTTACCCATGTTATTCCTGGCATCGCCCAGATAACAGAAGGATATCTGGTGCAGGGGTTTGTCGCTGTGCTCTTCCATGGTCATAAAGTCGGCCAGGATCTGTGTCGGGTGGAATTCGTTGGTGAGTCCGTTCCATACGGGTACACCGGCGTATTTGCCAAGTTCTTCCACTATATCCTGTCCGTAACCGCGGTATTCAATGCCGTCGTACATCCTGCCCAGAACACGGGCGGTGTCTTTCATCGATTCCTTTTGTCCGATCTGCGATCCGGATGGTCCGAGATAAGTGACCTGTGCTCCCTGATCGAAAGCGGCCACCTCAAAGGCACAGCGCGTACGTGTGGATGCTTTTTCAAAGATCAGTGCGATGTTTTTCCCTTTCAGGCGCTGCTGTTCGGTGCCTGAATATTTCGCTTTCTTCAGGTCTATGGATAGATCAAGGAGAAAGCGGATTTCCTGGGGTGTGAAATCCAGGAGTTTCAGAAAATTTCTGTTTCTCAGATTAAATGCCATGGTTTAATTATTTTTTTGTTTGGTCAATTTTGCCGGTGAATCGGGGCAAAATTAATATAATTTATTTTTCCGTAATCATTTCCCCTTGTTATCTTTGCCCTTATGATCATCATTGACAAATCGCTGATATCCGGCGACCTGCAGGATGTGAAGTTCTGCTGCGATCTGGAGAAGTGCAAGGGTGCCTGTTGCGTGGAAGGAGATGCCGGCGCACCCCTGGAAGAGGAGGAAATATCCCTGCTGGAGGATTTCCTGGATGAAATAAAACCTTTTATGACCCGGAAAGGAAGGAAGGTGACAGAAAAACAGGGTGTTTTTGATTATGACATCCACGGTGGGTTTGTGACTCCTCTGGTGGATGATCGTGAATGTGCCTTTGCCAATTTTGAGAAAGGTATTGCCTGTTGCGCTATTGAAAAGGCTTATGAAGCTGGAAAGATAGATTTCAGGAAACCCCTTTCATGTCATTTGTATCCGGTAAGGATCTCCCGGCTCATCCAGCATGAAGCCGTGAATTATCATAAATGGGTCATCTGTAAGCCGGCCCTGGAGTTGGGCAAAAAGCTGCAGCTCCCTCTATACCTTTTTTTACGTGATGCCCTGATCAGAAAATACGGTGAGGCCTGGTATAAAAATCTGGAAGACAGTCTTAAAGAAAAAAGATAAGTACTTACATGTTTTCTGTTCCGGCGCTTTCTGCGGCTGCCATGGCTGCCAATTCTTTGTCGATATGGAATAAGCCGCCTTTTTCTCCTTTAGCAAGGTTGAATTTATCCAGGATGGTGCTGGCCAGGCTTTCTTCCTCAATCTGTTCGGTAACAAACCATTGCAGGAAGTTGGTCGTGGTAAAATCATTTTCTTTCATGCACAAACCCACCAGGTCGTTGATCCTGGAGCTTATGAATTGTTCGTGTTCAAATACCTTTTCAAAAACATCGTGCAGCGATTTGAACTCGAAATCGGGTTTTTCCATCTCCATCAGGATAGCATGTCCACCGCGGTCGTTGAGGTAGCGGAGCATTTTTAACTGATGCATCCTCTCCTCGTCGGAGTGGGTATAGAGGAAAGCAGCGGCTCCCGGGTAACCGTTGGATTCGCACCACGATGCCATGGAGAGGTACAACCGGGATGAGTGTTCTTCTTCCTTGATCTGAGCGATCAATGCTTTTGAAATTTTATCAGCGATCATATATTTGAGTTTTTAATTGCCTTAATGTGAATCATGAATAATTAACAAACATTGCATGTAAATGTTTGAGAGATCATCGATTTCAGTATTAGGATGATTTCTTATCACTTCAGTGCATTGGCTCCGCTGACGATTTCAATGATCTCGTTGGTGATGGCAGCCTGACGGGCTTTGTTGTAGGATAGCCTGAGGTCTTTCAGCAGTTCCTGTGCATTATCGGTGGCAATGTGCATGGCTGTCATACGAGCCCCGTATTCAGCGGCCTGGGAGTCAAGAAGGGCTTTGTAAAGCTGGATCTTCAGGGATTTGGGTATCATTTCGTTTACGATCTGAACCTTATCGGGTTCAAAAAGATAGTCGTGGGAGAATTTACCATCATCCTTATTTTCCGCGGGTTTAATGGGCAGATACTGTTCATGCGTGATAGACTGCACGGCAGCATTCTTAAACTGGTTATAGACCAGATCGATGCGGTCGTAATTCCTGGAAAGGAATTCCTGCATCAGTTGTTCTGCAACCGGCACCGCTTTCTCAAAGCTAAGCTGGTCGAAGATTTCCGTGTTGATATCTACAACCTGGAAATTCCTTCTTTTAAAATATTCGCCGGCTTTTTTACCGAGGAAGAGGAGGTGGAGGTTGCCAGCCTGGTATTGTTCCTGGTATTGTTCCCGAATAACTTTATTGGTAAGCTTAATGATATTGCTGTTAAAGGCCCCGCATAGTCCGCGGTTTGCAGAAATAACGATGATCAACACCTTCTCCGGTTTTCTTTGCTGGGTGAAGGATCCTATTTCCATATCCTCCAGGCTGCTGCTCAGGTTTTGCAGGATTTCATTGAGTTTTTTTGCATAGGGCCGCATCCTGAGAATGGCATCCTGGGCTCTTCTGAGCTTGGAGGCGCTGACCAGCTTCATGGCGCTGGTGATCTGCTGGGTTGACCTGACAGACTCGATGCGGATGCGTACTTCTTTGAGGTTGGGCATAGCGGATACGGCTTATTTCTTTTCGTATTTGACGGCTACCTTCTGTGCGGCTGCTTTCAGTCCTTCTTCAATGTCTTCCGTCAGCTTTCCGGCTTTCAGGTCGTTTAATATCTGTTTATGATGTTCATTCAGGAAGAACAGGAATTCATCCTGGAAATCGCGTATGCTTGCAACGGGGACATTTTTCAGCAGGTTCCTTGTTCCGCAGAAGATGATGGCGATTTGTTCTTCTACAGGCATAGGGCTGTACTGAGGTTGTTTCAGGATTTCCACGTTTCTTCTTCCCTTTTCCAGAACGGCCATGGTAGCGGCGTCGAGGTCGGAACCGAACTTTGAGAAGGCTTCCAGCTCGCGGAACTGGGCCTGGTCGAGTTTCAGGGTACCGGCTACTTTCTTCATGGATTTGATCTGGGCATTACCCCCGACCCTGGAAACGGAGATACCGACGTTGATGGCCGGCCGCACACCGGCATTAAAGAGGTTGGTTTCCAGGAATATCTGACCATCGGTGATGGAGATCACGTTGGTTGGGATATAGGCAGAAACGTCGCCGGCCTGGGTTTCGATGATGGGAAGGGCGGTGAGAGAGCCTCCTCCTTTAACAAGGTGTCTTATGGATTCAGGAAGGTCGTTCATTTTTTGGGCAATAACATCGGAGTCGATGATTTTGGCAGCCCTTTCCAGCAAGCGTGAGTGCAGGTAGAACACGTCGCCCGGGTAGGCTTCGCGGCCCGGGGGCCTTCTGAGGAGCAATGAGACCTCGCGGTATGCTACAGCCTGCTTCGACAGATCGTCGTAGATCACGAGCGCCGGACGGCCGGTGTCACGGAAGTACTCGCCTATGGCGGCACCTGCGAAGGGAGCATAGAACTGCATAGCTGCCGGATCGGAAGCAGTAGCGGTGATCACGATGGTGTATTCCATGGCGCCATTGTCTTCCAGTGTTTTAACTATATTGGCAACAGACGAGCCTTTCTGCCCGACCGCAACGTATATGCAATAAACCGGTTTTCCGGCCTTGTAAAATTCTTTCTGGTTGATGATGGTATCTATGGCAATAGCCGTCTTCCCTGTCTGGCGGTCGCCGATGATCAGCTCACGCTGTCCGCGGCCGATAGGGATCATGGCATCGATGGCCTTGATTCCGGTCTGGATGGGTTCGTTAACCGGGCGGCGGAAGATTACACCGGGAGCCTTCCTTTCCAGGGGCATCGTGAATTTTTCGCCTTTGATCTCACCCTTGCCGTCGATAGGCTCTCCCAATGTGTTAATAACCCTGCCTAGCAAGCCCTCACCCACTTCAATCGCTGAAATCTTACGTGTACGTTTCACCGTATCCCCTTCATTGATTCCTCTAGCCTGACCCAGTAAGACTATCCCGACATTATCCTGTTCCAGGTTCAGAATGATGCCCTTAAGACCTGATTTCTCAAATTCCACCAGTTCTCCGGCCTCGGCATTGTTGAGCCCGTAAACGCGGGCGATGCCGTCGCCTACTTCCAGTACTGTCCCGACTTCCTCCAGTTCAGCCTGGTTCTTGTATCCGGATAATTCCTGGCGAAGTATTGCAGAGATCTCTGCCGGTTTAATTTCTGCCATAAGTATATAACATTAATTTCTATAATTTCCTTTCGTACAAGTTGATCCTGGCGGCGCCCCTCCTTAATTTTTCAAGCTGGTTGCTGATACTTGCATCATACTGCTTGTTGTCGTATGTGAGGATAAAACCGCCAATAAGTTCTTTCTTCACCTCATCGAGTAATTCAATATTACTTCCGGTTTGATCGTGAAGAAGGTCGATGATCTTTTTCCTGATATCCTCATCGGGATTATAAGCTGTTTTGAGGGTTACCGTCAGGATATCTTTGAATTTCTTATAAAGTGTGATGAAAGCGGCCGCAATATCTTCCAGGTACATTTCCCTGCGTTTTTTAGTGATGAGGATAACATACCGGAAAGATAGCTCATTCAGGTGTTTCTCCAGCATCTTTTTCAGAATGGCTTTTTTCCTGGCCGCGTGTATAACCGGACTTTTCAGGAACAGTCTGAAATCTTTGCTTTCATGACAAAGCCTGGAAATGGTATACATATCTTCTTTAATCTCATCCAGGAGGTTCATTTCCAGGGATAGTTCAAAGAGTGCTTTTGCGTATCGTCCGGCAAGTATTGTTGCAGCCATCTTTAGTTCAGACGGGTTTCGTTTAACAGTTTTTCAATAAATTCTTTTTGCCTGGATTTTTCAGAGAGTTCATGTTCCAGGATTTTCTCAGCGATATCGATGGAAAGGGATGCGATTTCATTTTTAAGGCTGATCATGGCGGCCTTTTTTTCATTTTCAATTCTTTCCTTGGCATTTTCCACGATTCTGTCGGCCTCTTCATTGGCTTTCGTGCGGGCTTCTTCCAGGATGTTTTCTCTGATTTTCCTTGCTTCCCGCAGGATAGCATCTCTTTCCTCTTTGGCTTCTTTCAGGAGTTGTTCATTGCTGAATTTCAACTCCTTCATTTCCTCTTTAGCCTTATCGGCGGCATGAAGGGATTTCTCGATGAATTCTTCCCTTTCGTGAAGGGCTTTCATGATGGGTTTCCAGGCATATTTTCCCAGCAGGAATAACAGCAGGGCAAATACGAGGGTCATCCAGAAGATCAAACCTATTCCAGGACTAACTAAATCCATACCTGTTGAGTTTTAATGAATAACAGGATCAGGCACCGGAGCCAAGCGCGACGGTGCCCGATCACTCTGATTGTTTTAGATGAAAACGATCAAAAGACAAACTACGATGGCAAAAAACGCAACCCCCTCGATCAGGGCGGCGGCAACGATCATGTTTGAACGAATGTCACCGGCTGATTCGGGCTGGCGTGCAATGGATTCCACAGCTCCTTTACCGATCTGTCCGATACCGATACCTGCGCCTATGGCTGCGATACCTGCACCCAGACCGGCACCCATCTTTGCAAAAGGAGCCAGATCCGCTGCTGCCTGTAATAAAATCGCCAAAAATTCCATACTATAAAGTATTAATGGTTAAAAAATCCTTAATGATGTTCTTCTATCGCCATCCCAAAATAAAGGGCCGAAAGAAGAGTAAACACATATGCCTGGATGAATGCCACCAGCAATTCCAACAGCATCATAAACACCGAAAACATTACAGATACTACAGAAACCCCGTAACCCAGCGCAATGTTCATGTTTCCGAAAATAAAGATCAGACTGATAAAACCCAGGATGATGATATGCCCTGCCGTGATATTGGCAAAGAGTCGCACCATCAGAACGAAGGGCTTGGTGAACACACCGATGATCTCTATTACCGGCATCAGCGGCACCGGAAACTTCAGCCACCAGGGAACGCCGGGAGCATTGAAAATATGCTGCCAGTAATTCCGGTTTCCTGAAAATGTGGTGATCAGGAAAGTAAAAATGGCCATAACCAACGTGACGGCTACATTGCCTGTAACATTAGCCCCTCCCGGAAAAAAAGGAATCAGTCCGAAAAGGTTATTGAAAAAGATAAAAAAGAAAAGAGTGAGGAGATAGGGCATATACCGGGCATATCGCTCCCCGATGGAGGAACGTGCAATGTCGTCGCGGATAAACAAAATCAAGGGTTCCAGCAACGACTGCAGTCCTTTCGGTGCCTCATTCGGTTTGCGTTTGTACCTGTTTGCAATAGAAATAAAAATGATGAACAAGAGGATGCTCCCAATGATGATGGACGCAACGTTCTTTGTGATCGACAAATCGATGGGCAGTCCTGTTTCTCCTTCTTTTTCAATTGCTTCGCTGTCGACAAAGTCTTCTTCAATGACTTTAATGATTTTGCCTTTGTTATCCCCTTCGGTCTCCAGCCTGAACCCTTCATGAACATGTCCGTGAGCCAGTTTATTCGACCAGAAAGCATGAAATTTTCCGTCATAATATAAAATCACCGGCAGGGGAATGCTTACATGCTGTTTGTGTCCGTGCTTGTCTTTATAATCCAGGATATGCCAGTCGTGGGCATCGGTGATGTGTTCGATGATCTTTTTTCCTGCGTTGTATTCTTCAATGGCAACGGTAGTATCCCAGGATGCATCTTCACCGCTGGCATGTATTTTTTCATGATCATGATCTTCGCTCCTGCTTGCGGGCCCCTGGTAAAAAGCTGTTGTCAGCAAAGCCCCCAGGAACAGTATCATGACGAATCCTGCTTTTAAGGCAAGTGATTTAAATCTCATATGAAAAAAACTGAATACTTCGAAATATTTGGCTGCAAGTTTACGAATATTTGCTCAATTATAGAAGAACTTTCGTTAATAAGTTACCAGAGGTCTGTTGATATTGTAATGCAGTACCTTACTGCATTTATAACAACCGGCAGGAAAAATCTTACGATTTCACTTGAAAAAGGCCGAAATAAATTGTAAATTGTTCAGCGGGAACGCTCATTTCAGATTTAGATAATAAATAAAACCTGATATTATGAAAAAGCTTGTTTTTGTGCTCGTTGCAACAGCCTTACTGTTTCAGTTTTGTGATAAACCGGCGGCAGTTACGGATCCGGAAAAAGAGATTTCGGAGATAAGAACGGTTCTTGAGAAGTATTCCATTGCGAATGAGAAGGAGGATTTCAGCATTATGGAAGAGATCTGGATGCCTGCGGACGACATTCTCCTCATTGGCACCGACAGTGATGAGGTATTGCTGGGTTGGGAAGAGATTCAAAAGGCGATTCGCAGCCAGCATGGTAAGTTTGAAAGTACGCTGATCAATATTTCCGATCAGCGCATCAAGGTCAACGAGACCTGCAATACTGCGTGGTTTTCGGAGGAGTTGAATTATAATTTTATTTATCAGGAGAAGGCCATGTCGTTTGAGGGCATCCGTTTCACAGGGGTTTTATGCAAGAAAGACGGAAAATGGAAGCTGGTTCAGGGCCATCTATCCATCCCTGCGCAGGTCGTGATAGAAGAAGTGAGGTAAACGATAACTTCCGGCACGTATTTAAAGTGCAGGCGTGAACTGGTTCAGGAAACGGATATCATTCTCATAGTACATTCGGATATCCTTTATCTGATACATCATCATGGCAGTCCTTTCAATACCGATGCCAAAGGCATAGCCGGTATATGTTTTGCTATCTATTCCGCAGAAATCAAGAACTTTGGGATGTACCATCCCACAGCCCAGGATTTCCAGCCATCCTGTGTATTTACAAACATTACAGCCTTTGCCATGGCAGAGCTGGCATGAAACGTCCATTTCCGCTGAGGGTTCTGTGAAGGGAAAGAATGATGGCCTGAAACGTACCTGTGTATCCTGGCCCATAAACTCCCTGGCAAAATAATACAGTGTTTGTTTCAGATCGGCGAAAGAAACATCTTTATCGATATACAGTCCTTCCACCTGATGGAATATACAGTGAGACCGGGCGGATATGGCTTCATTTCTGAAGACCCTACCGGGGAAGATACTCCGGATCGGGGGTTGTTTCTTTTCCATCACCCTTACCTGTACGGAGGAGGTATGGGTTCTCAGCAGGATATCAGGATTTTTTTCAATGAAGAAGGTATCCTGCATATCGCGGGCGGGGTGTTCGGGCGGGAAGTTCAGGGCAGTGAAGTTATGCCAGTCGTTTTCGATCTCCGGACCTTCCTCAACGGTAAATCCTATGCGGGCAAAAATCTCTGAGATCTTGTTCCTGACAATAGATACAGGGTGTCTGGATCCCAGGGGAGCATGGAGAGCCGGGCGGGTAAGGTCGTCAGGGACCCGACCGGTATGCTTGTCCTCCTCAAAAGAGTTTTTATAATTATCGTGAAGTTCCTGCGCCCGGTTTTTTAATTCATTCAATAATTTCCCTACTTCCTTCCTTTCAGCGGGGTCAACATTTCGGAATTCACTAAAAAGCTCTGTGATCAGTCCCTTTTTACTAAGATAAGTAAGCCGGAACTGCTCAACGGATTCTGCATTCTCAGGCCGGAATGCTTCAATATCCGAAGAAATCCGGGCTATTTTTTCTTTCATGCTAATTGTTGGTTATTCAATGATTTCCACAGAGAAAGTGACAGGGTCGATGGGGGCGTTCTGGAAGACTTCCACAGAAGCGATCCTGTCAACAACATCCATTCCGCTGATGATTTCCCCGAATATGGTATACGTGCCATCAAGATGAGGTGCACCACCGGA from Bacteroidota bacterium harbors:
- the pheS gene encoding phenylalanine--tRNA ligase subunit alpha — its product is MKEKIARISSDIEAFRPENAESVEQFRLTYLSKKGLITELFSEFRNVDPAERKEVGKLLNELKNRAQELHDNYKNSFEEDKHTGRVPDDLTRPALHAPLGSRHPVSIVRNKISEIFARIGFTVEEGPEIENDWHNFTALNFPPEHPARDMQDTFFIEKNPDILLRTHTSSVQVRVMEKKQPPIRSIFPGRVFRNEAISARSHCIFHQVEGLYIDKDVSFADLKQTLYYFAREFMGQDTQVRFRPSFFPFTEPSAEMDVSCQLCHGKGCNVCKYTGWLEILGCGMVHPKVLDFCGIDSKTYTGYAFGIGIERTAMMMYQIKDIRMYYENDIRFLNQFTPAL